One Gordonia pseudamarae genomic window, GTTGGTGGCCGCCGACCAGGTGGTGCCCGCCGACTTCAGGAGTGCCACCAGTTCGGCGTTCGACGAGATGTCTTCGCCGGGCCCCCCGCGACCGCCCTGGCCCCGTCCGTCGGTGCCCTGTCCGTTCGTGCCCTGTCCGTTCGTGCCCTGTCCGTTCGTGCCCTGTCCGTTCGTGCCCTGGCCGGGGGCGCCGCCGGGACCACCGGCGCCGGGGCCGCCGAAGCCGCCGCCCATGCCGCCGCCGATCGAGGTGCTGACCGCGTTCGGGTTCGAGCCGCCGTGTGATTCGGCTGCGGTGGCGATCGAGAAGGCCGCGGTTCCGCCGAAGCCCGCGAGCGAGCCTGCGATGAGGGCAGCCGCCACCAGCTTGCGCATACCCAGGGTGCTGCCGATCAGCAGGGCGGCGACCGAGGCCAGTGCCACCACTCCGATTGCCCAGCGGCACCATTCGGGGCCCCAGCTGTTGCGGTTCAGCAGGACGATCGACCACCAGGCGGCCAGTCCGATCATGCCCGCCATCATCAGGCGGCCGTCCCAGTGATCGCGCCGACGCCAGGCCAGCACCGCCCCGATGCCCACGAGAGCGCCGACCGCCGGGGCCAGGGCCACCGTGTAGTAGGGGTGGATTGTGCCGCTCATGAACGAGAACACCAGCGCGGTCACCAGAAGCCAACCGCCCCAGGCGAACACGGCGCCACCCTCGACACGGTTCATGCGTCCGGTGACGTTACCGAGCTGGTTGACGCTGCGCACACCGACATACGCGGCAAAGACCACCACCAGCAGTGCCGCCGGCAGCAACCAGGAGATCTCGTTACCCATCTCGGAGCTGAACAGTCGGTCCAGCCCGGTCGAGCCGCCGAAAGATCCGCCGCCACCGGGGCCGTTGCCCGCGTCGCCACTGATACGGCCGAGACCGTTGTAGCCCAGCACCAGGTCCATGAAGCTGTTGTCACTCGACCCGCCGATGTAGGGGCGAGAGGATTCGGGAACGACGATGGTGACCACCACGAACCAGCCGGCACTCACGATCAGTGCGACGGTCGCGCCCACCAGGTGCAGAATGCGTTTGCCCCAGCCGTTGTCGGCGAACACCAGGTATGCCAGTCCGAAGGCGGGCAGTACCAGCAGGCCCTGCATCATCTTGGTGAGGAAGGCGAAGCCGAGGGCCACGCCCACCAGCGCCAGCCAGCGTCCGGAGTTGGTGGCGATCGCCCGGACCAGGCAGTAGCCCGCCGCGGTCATCAGCAGCACCAGCAGCGCATCCGGGTTGTTGAACCGGAACATCAGCGCGGCGGCCGGGGTGAAGGCGAGCACGGCGCCCGCGATGAGGCCGGCGGCGGTGCCCTGTTTCGGGTCGCTGAAGGTGCGGCGCATCGTCGCGTACAGCAGACCGACGGCGGCCACACCCATCAGCGCCTGCGGCGCCAGTGCGGCCCAGCTGTTCACGCCGAAGATCCGCATCGACAGGCCCGTCACCCACAGCGAGGCGGGCGGTTTGTCGACGGTGATGAAGTTCGCGGCGTCGAGGGAACCGAAGAACCAGGCCCGCCAGCTCTGCGAACCCGCCTGTGCCGCGGCCGCGTAGAAGGTGTTCGCGAAGCCGCTGGCGCTCAGATTCCACAGATAGAGCACGGCGGTGGTCGCCAGCAGCCCGCTCAGCGCCCATTTGCTCCACCACAGCGGCCGCCGACGCCTCGTCGCCTCGGGCGGTGGCGTCGGCGTCACCTCCGGTGCGGACCGGTCGAGTACTGCTGTCATGTCTGCATCTCCTCTGTATCTGGTTGACAGCCAGAATGCGTCCGGTCCCTCCGACGGGACTGGACGGACGCTGGGAGAAACCTGTGAGCGGTGTGCGCTCGCCGCCTGATCCGGGTGCCGGGCGGAGCGTGCCCACTATGCTCGGAGAGCATGAGCTTCCATGCGTTCGAGCAGAGTCAGAGACTACGTTTGCTCACCACCGGCGAGACCGGCCAGTTGCTGGGATACCTGCCGTCCGGTCTGCTGAGCGTCCAGCTCACCTCCGGTGGCATCGTCGTCGTCGACGAGAAGGACGTCGAGAAGGTGTAGCCGGGGCGAGCGGAGTGACGGGGGAATGTGCGTCAGGCGCGGCGCTCAGGTGAGCGAGTGCCCGCACTGCCGGCAGAAGATGGCGCCGATCGGGTTGCCGTGTGAACACCCCCGGCAGGCCACCTCCTGGGCGAGCGACGAACCGCACGCGGTGCAGAATCTGCCGCCGGCCGCGTGGGTGCCGCACGACGGGCAGCGGGTGGACGACTGTTGCCCGAGGTCCACACCGTCGACGAGGTTGACATTGCGCAGGCCCTCACGCATCTGATCGCGCCGGGCCTGCGCCTGCAGTTGTGCCAGTTCGTGCGCCTGGTTGGGGGAGCAGCGCACGCACTGGCCGATGGGATCGTTCCAGCATCCGTCGTCGCACACCCAGTCGCCGCAGCCCCGGCACTGGTGGAAGTGCGGCGACACCTCCTCGACGGCCTTCGTCAGGGCTTTGTCCTTGGCCTCGGAATTGGTGCTGCGGTCGAGGAGCCGGTCGGCGGCGGAGGTGACCCGGTACATCTTGCCGTAGCCGACGAGGTGGCTGAGGCTGCGGACGAACTTCTGTCCGGTGGCGGCGATGTCGCGCTGGAAGCCGGACCGGAAGCCGTTGCCGCAGCGTTCGCAGCGGAACTCGAACTGGTAGCCCTCGTTGTTGGACAGGTCACTGTAGTTGCCGGTGAACGGGATTCTGATCGACATGAGACCTCACGACTGGCTGGAACAGGCTGCAACGGTGTGTGTGTTGACTGAGGATAGCGTCCCCATGGGTGGCTGACCACGGGGAACCGGCGCGCTGTCGATCGAACGAAAGACACCGGCGCGGCCGGTGGTCAGAGTGCGGCGTCGTGGCGGTCGGTCGCATCCAGTTGCCGGAGCTGATTGCCTCGGCGGCCGGTTCCGGGTCCACGTCGGTGACTACCGGCCGGGCGTTCGCTGCGGGCTCGTCACCTCGCGGAGTACCTCGTGGGCTCGGTCGATGACCGCGTCGGCGGGGTCGTCGAGACGGCGGGCAGCGACGAGGTCGACGCCGGCGGTCGCGGATGTCAGGGGGCGGTAGGTGATGCCGGAGATGCCGATCGCCGAGGTGGGTTCGGGCACGAGCGCGACGCCGAGGCCGGCGGCGACGAGGGTGGCCAGTGTCGAGGTCTCGGCGACCTCGTGGCGGATGTGCGGTGTGAATCCCGCCGCGGCGCAGACCGTGGTGAGGATCGTGTTCATCACCGACCGGCCGCCGCCGGCGTGGGCGACGAAGTACTCGCCACGGAGCCCGGCCACGTCGACGGCGTCGAACCGGGTCGCCCGGTGGCCGTCGGGGAGCGCGATCATCAGCCGGTCCGTGCGCAGTTTCTCCACCCGCAGGCCGGGTTGATCGTCGGTGAGCCGGAGCAGGGCGAGGTCGATGTCGCCGCTGTGGAGCGCGGTGAGCTGGTCGGGTGCGAGCATCTCTCCCCGGATGCTGACCTCCACGTCGGGGAGCCGGTCGCGGAGCGCGCGCACGAACGTGGGCAGGACGGAGTAGGTGGCCGAGCCGACGCAGCCGATCGATAGTCTGCCGACGCTGCCGTCGGCCACCCGTTGCGCGTGGAGTCCGGCGGCGTCGACGGCGTCGAGGATGGCGATGGTGTGCGCGAGGTAGTCCACGCCGGCGGGTGTCAGTTCGACCCGGCGTGTGGATCGGGTGAGGAGGGTGACGCCCAGTTCCTCCTCGAGGTGCCGGATCTGAGTGGACAGCGGTGGTTGCGCGATGTGCAGACGCGCGGCGGCGCGGCCGAAATGCAGTTCCTCGGCAACGGCCCGGAAGTACCGGAGGTGACGCAACTCCATACGGGCGACGATAGCCTCAGTGATATTCTATAGGTATCAATAATCCCGATATAGGTACTTCACTATGAAGAATATACTGCCTACGCTGGGTTTATGTCCTCACCTACCGACATCGTCATCTGCTCGCCACTTCGTACGCCCGTGGGGCGCATGGGTGGCGCGCTGGCCGCGGTGCCCACCGCCGACCTGGCAACGGGTCTGCTCCGCGAACTGGTCGCACGCACCGGGCTGACCGGCGACGACGTCGATGACGTGGTGCTCGGCCAGGGCTACCCGAGCGGTGAATCGCCGGCCATCGGGCGGATCGCGGCACTCGACGCCGGTCTGGGCGAGTCCGTTCCCGGCATGCAGCTCGATCGTCGCTGCGGGTCGGGCCTGCAGGCGGTCCTGTCCGCGGCCTCGGCCATCGCCTCGGGCGGTGGTGACCTCATCATCGCCGGCGGCGCCGATTCGATGTCGAACGTCGAGCACTACGCGCTCGGTCTGCGGACCGGTGTGCGGCAGGGCGGGATCGACCTGATGGACCGCCTCGACCGGTCGCGTGCCACCGCCGGCGGCCGATCGCACCCGATCGGCGGCGGCATGATCGAGACCGCCGAGAATCTCCGGGCCCGGTACGGGATCAGCCGGGAGGCGCAGGACGCGCTCGCGGTCCGCTCGCACGCACGCGCCGTCGACGCCCAGAAGAACGGACGTTTCGACGACGAGCTCGTCGCGGTGACCATCCCCGGCACGCGCGGGCATCCCGACGTCGTCGTCGACACCGACGAACATCCCCGCGCCGATATCGATCTCGCCTCGCTGGCCGCGCTGCGGGCGGTCCGTGGCCGAACGGACCCCGAAGCGACTGTGACAGCCGGCAACTCATCGGGTCAGAACGACGGTGCGGCGCTGTGCGTGGTGACCACCGCCGACGTCGCCGAACGCCGGGGACTGACTCCGCTACTCGCGCTGCGCGCGTGGGCCGTGACCGGTTGCGCCCCCGAGACGATGGGCATCGGCCCGGTCGGCGCGACGGCGAAAGCCCTTGCGCGGGCGCGGCTGACACTCGACGACATGGATGTGATCGAACTGAACGAGGCATTCGCCGTGCAGGTGCTCGCCGTGCTCGCCGAATGGGGTGTCGACGCCGAGGACGAACGACTCAACCCGAACGGGTCCGGGATATCGCTCGGGCATCCGATCGGGGCCACCGGTGCCCGTATCCTGGCCACCGCGGCCCACGAGGCGAGGCGCCGCGACGCGCGCTACGTCCTGGAGACGATGTGCATCGGCGGCGGACAAGGGCTCGCGGCGGTCTTCGAGGCGATCCGATGAGCGCCGTGACGGTCGATGCCGTCGTCACCGGACATCCCGACGGGCCCACCGTGGTGCTGTCGAACTCGCTCGGCTCGGACCGGCGGATGTGGGACGCCCAGCTCCCCGAACTGGAGAAACACTTCCGCGTCGTCCGGTACGACACCAGAGGCCACGGACGCTCGCCCGTACCCGACGGGGCCGCCACGATCGACGACCTGGCCGACGACCTGATCGCACTGCTGGACAGGCTCGATATCGCCTCGTGCCACCTCGTCGGGCTCTCACTCGGCGGCATGACCGCGATGCGGGTGGCGATGCGCGTCCCCGCGCGGGTCGACCGGATGGTCCTGTTGTGCACGGGGGCTCAGCTGCCGCCGCGATCGGGCTGGATCGAGCGCGCCGCGCTCGTGCGCGAGCACGGCACATCGGCGGTGGCCGAGAGCGTCGTGGGACGGTGGTTCACACCGTCCTACCTCGAATCCGAACCCGATCGCCGCCGATTCTACGAGGCGATGGTGGCCGCCACGCCCAGCGCGGGATACGCCGCGTGTTGCGAGGCCATCGCCGATCTCGACCTGCGCGAGGGGCTGTCGTCGATCACCGCGCCCACGCTGTCGATCGCCGGAGCCGACGATGTGGCCACTCCGCCCGCCAAACTCGAGGAGATCGTGTCCGCGATCCCCGATGCGCGGCTGCTGGTGGTGCCCGAGTCGGCCCACCTCGCCAATGCGCAACAGCCGCAGATCATCACACCCGCGATCATCGACCACCTGGAGGGTTCGGATGGCTAGGACAGCGA contains:
- a CDS encoding glycosyltransferase family 39 protein, which gives rise to MTAVLDRSAPEVTPTPPPEATRRRRPLWWSKWALSGLLATTAVLYLWNLSASGFANTFYAAAAQAGSQSWRAWFFGSLDAANFITVDKPPASLWVTGLSMRIFGVNSWAALAPQALMGVAAVGLLYATMRRTFSDPKQGTAAGLIAGAVLAFTPAAALMFRFNNPDALLVLLMTAAGYCLVRAIATNSGRWLALVGVALGFAFLTKMMQGLLVLPAFGLAYLVFADNGWGKRILHLVGATVALIVSAGWFVVVTIVVPESSRPYIGGSSDNSFMDLVLGYNGLGRISGDAGNGPGGGGSFGGSTGLDRLFSSEMGNEISWLLPAALLVVVFAAYVGVRSVNQLGNVTGRMNRVEGGAVFAWGGWLLVTALVFSFMSGTIHPYYTVALAPAVGALVGIGAVLAWRRRDHWDGRLMMAGMIGLAAWWSIVLLNRNSWGPEWCRWAIGVVALASVAALLIGSTLGMRKLVAAALIAGSLAGFGGTAAFSIATAAESHGGSNPNAVSTSIGGGMGGGFGGPGAGGPGGAPGQGTNGQGTNGQGTNGQGTNGQGTDGRGQGGRGGPGEDISSNAELVALLKSAGTTWSAATNGSQSASGIELATGTSVMAIGGWSGDPAPTLDEFKAYVAEGKIGYYLGGTGGGPGGNSEISEWVAENFTATTVGGTTIYKLT
- a CDS encoding zinc ribbon domain-containing protein, whose amino-acid sequence is MSIRIPFTGNYSDLSNNEGYQFEFRCERCGNGFRSGFQRDIAATGQKFVRSLSHLVGYGKMYRVTSAADRLLDRSTNSEAKDKALTKAVEEVSPHFHQCRGCGDWVCDDGCWNDPIGQCVRCSPNQAHELAQLQAQARRDQMREGLRNVNLVDGVDLGQQSSTRCPSCGTHAAGGRFCTACGSSLAQEVACRGCSHGNPIGAIFCRQCGHSLT
- a CDS encoding LysR substrate-binding domain-containing protein; protein product: MELRHLRYFRAVAEELHFGRAAARLHIAQPPLSTQIRHLEEELGVTLLTRSTRRVELTPAGVDYLAHTIAILDAVDAAGLHAQRVADGSVGRLSIGCVGSATYSVLPTFVRALRDRLPDVEVSIRGEMLAPDQLTALHSGDIDLALLRLTDDQPGLRVEKLRTDRLMIALPDGHRATRFDAVDVAGLRGEYFVAHAGGGRSVMNTILTTVCAAAGFTPHIRHEVAETSTLATLVAAGLGVALVPEPTSAIGISGITYRPLTSATAGVDLVAARRLDDPADAVIDRAHEVLREVTSPQRTPGR
- a CDS encoding acetyl-CoA C-acetyltransferase — encoded protein: MSSPTDIVICSPLRTPVGRMGGALAAVPTADLATGLLRELVARTGLTGDDVDDVVLGQGYPSGESPAIGRIAALDAGLGESVPGMQLDRRCGSGLQAVLSAASAIASGGGDLIIAGGADSMSNVEHYALGLRTGVRQGGIDLMDRLDRSRATAGGRSHPIGGGMIETAENLRARYGISREAQDALAVRSHARAVDAQKNGRFDDELVAVTIPGTRGHPDVVVDTDEHPRADIDLASLAALRAVRGRTDPEATVTAGNSSGQNDGAALCVVTTADVAERRGLTPLLALRAWAVTGCAPETMGIGPVGATAKALARARLTLDDMDVIELNEAFAVQVLAVLAEWGVDAEDERLNPNGSGISLGHPIGATGARILATAAHEARRRDARYVLETMCIGGGQGLAAVFEAIR
- the pcaD gene encoding 3-oxoadipate enol-lactonase; translated protein: MSAVTVDAVVTGHPDGPTVVLSNSLGSDRRMWDAQLPELEKHFRVVRYDTRGHGRSPVPDGAATIDDLADDLIALLDRLDIASCHLVGLSLGGMTAMRVAMRVPARVDRMVLLCTGAQLPPRSGWIERAALVREHGTSAVAESVVGRWFTPSYLESEPDRRRFYEAMVAATPSAGYAACCEAIADLDLREGLSSITAPTLSIAGADDVATPPAKLEEIVSAIPDARLLVVPESAHLANAQQPQIITPAIIDHLEGSDG